A region from the Kiritimatiellia bacterium genome encodes:
- the ruvC gene encoding crossover junction endodeoxyribonuclease RuvC: MSRIMGMDMSLRSSGLAVIESSGSALKAVEYRLVKNSPARLISECLLHIFRDVADILGRCRPDAAAIEGVFFCKNFKTAVALGQARGAAIAACAAAGVPVYEYAPRRVKQAVVGCGAAGKEQVKKMAMLILNLKDEPGGDAADALAIAICHAHNIKRCKICGPEASASNDLRGAFLVSRGMVAI, encoded by the coding sequence ATGAGCCGCATAATGGGCATGGACATGTCCCTCCGGTCGTCCGGGCTCGCGGTTATTGAATCGTCCGGTTCTGCCTTGAAGGCGGTTGAATACCGGCTTGTTAAAAATTCGCCCGCCCGCTTGATTTCCGAATGCCTGCTGCATATTTTCCGGGACGTGGCGGATATTCTGGGGCGCTGCCGTCCGGATGCGGCCGCCATTGAGGGGGTTTTTTTCTGCAAGAATTTCAAGACCGCCGTCGCTCTCGGCCAGGCGCGCGGCGCGGCCATCGCGGCCTGTGCCGCGGCCGGGGTGCCGGTTTACGAGTATGCCCCGCGCCGCGTCAAACAGGCGGTGGTGGGTTGCGGCGCGGCCGGCAAAGAGCAGGTGAAGAAAATGGCCATGCTGATCTTGAACCTGAAGGATGAACCCGGCGGCGACGCCGCGGACGCGCTGGCCATCGCGATCTGCCACGCGCACAACATCAAGCGCTGTAAAATTTGCGGCCCGGAAGCATCCGCGTCAAATGATTTGCGCGGCGCGTTCCTCGTTTCAAGGGGCATGGTTGCGATATGA
- the truA gene encoding tRNA pseudouridine(38-40) synthase TruA: MQRYKLTISYDGSGYAGWQVQPGVKTVQSELERCFREFAGRAVKIHGSGRTDRGVHAAGQVAHLDLPARMEARTIIKAGNALLPPDIRLLKAGPAAPDFHARRDAVCKEYRYFIWNACVLPPFLCRYRTHVRQPLDVAVMRNAAAKLTGKHDFASFTANPSRLVESTVRNLSALAVRRRGKEIVIAVRGDGFLYRMVRSLAGFLIRVGAGDLPAAAAENILARKQRTAVVPTAPPQGLFLWKVYY, encoded by the coding sequence ATGCAGCGTTATAAGCTGACAATTTCTTACGACGGCTCCGGTTATGCCGGCTGGCAGGTCCAGCCGGGCGTGAAAACCGTTCAGAGCGAACTGGAGCGTTGTTTTCGCGAATTCGCCGGCCGCGCGGTGAAAATCCATGGCAGCGGACGGACCGACCGGGGCGTGCATGCCGCCGGGCAGGTGGCTCACCTTGATCTTCCCGCGCGCATGGAAGCCAGAACAATCATCAAGGCGGGCAACGCCCTCCTGCCGCCGGACATCCGCCTCTTAAAAGCCGGGCCGGCCGCGCCTGATTTTCACGCCCGCCGGGACGCGGTTTGCAAGGAATACCGTTATTTCATCTGGAATGCTTGCGTCCTCCCGCCTTTTTTGTGCCGTTACCGCACCCATGTCCGCCAGCCGCTTGATGTCGCGGTTATGCGGAATGCGGCGGCAAAGTTGACGGGTAAACATGATTTCGCGTCTTTTACCGCCAATCCCAGCCGGCTGGTGGAAAGCACCGTCCGTAATCTGTCGGCGCTGGCGGTCCGGCGCCGGGGCAAGGAAATTGTGATCGCGGTCCGCGGCGACGGCTTTCTTTACCGGATGGTGCGCAGTCTGGCCGGGTTTCTGATCAGGGTGGGGGCGGGCGATTTGCCGGCTGCGGCGGCGGAAAATATTTTGGCGCGCAAGCAAAGGACCGCGGTAGTCCCGACCGCCCCTCCGCAAGGCCTTTTTTTGTGGAAGGTGTATTATTAA
- the argB gene encoding acetylglutamate kinase gives MQKFIEKTNVLMEAMPYIRLLRGKPVVIKFGGSAMENTDNSRSILADVAFMECVGIHPVIVHGGGGAISRRMREAGIQPKFVNGLRVTDSESMRVVEEVLNHEVNVEIVETLIASGARATGLHGPGIISAEKRVVQDNVGVDLGFVGRVAAVDTAPITACLQADIIPVITPLGRGPDGRVYNINADDSAAAVAVAINAFKLVFLSDVPGVMRDAKDADSVISSLTRSEIEALIRSRVIQAGMIPKIQGALAAMAAGVRKVHIIDGHVLHSLLLEIFTDKGIGTEIINDN, from the coding sequence ATGCAGAAATTCATTGAAAAAACAAACGTCCTCATGGAGGCCATGCCGTATATCCGGCTGCTGCGGGGCAAGCCGGTCGTCATCAAGTTCGGCGGCAGCGCCATGGAAAACACCGATAACAGCAGGAGCATCCTGGCGGATGTGGCTTTCATGGAATGCGTCGGCATCCATCCCGTGATTGTGCACGGCGGCGGCGGGGCCATTTCCAGGAGGATGCGGGAAGCGGGCATACAGCCGAAGTTTGTGAACGGTCTCCGGGTTACCGACAGCGAATCAATGCGGGTGGTGGAAGAGGTGTTGAATCACGAAGTCAACGTTGAGATCGTGGAAACGCTGATTGCCAGCGGCGCCAGGGCCACGGGACTTCACGGGCCGGGGATTATCAGCGCCGAAAAGCGCGTTGTGCAGGACAATGTCGGGGTTGACCTGGGATTTGTGGGGCGGGTCGCGGCGGTGGATACCGCCCCGATTACGGCCTGTCTTCAGGCGGATATTATTCCCGTCATTACCCCTCTGGGCCGCGGGCCGGACGGACGGGTTTATAACATCAACGCCGATGATTCGGCGGCGGCCGTGGCGGTCGCCATCAACGCCTTCAAGCTGGTTTTCCTTTCGGATGTCCCGGGCGTGATGCGGGACGCCAAAGACGCCGATTCGGTCATTTCATCCCTGACGCGCAGCGAAATAGAAGCCTTGATCCGGAGCCGGGTGATCCAGGCCGGCATGATTCCCAAAATCCAGGGCGCGCTGGCGGCCATGGCCGCCGGTGTCAGGAAAGTGCACATCATTGACGGCCACGTCCTGCATTCGCTTTTGCTTGAAATATTCACGGATAAAGGCATCGGAACGGAGATAATCAATGACAATTAA
- the ruvX gene encoding Holliday junction resolvase RuvX has protein sequence MGSYLGIDFGRKRIGVAGSDENGRIAFPLCVIQNAGGQPVIKEISRIAAERKAEKIIVGLPLNLDGSKGLAVGDVEQFASRLKTRVALPVEFWDERLSTKIAERAMIDGGLSRRRRRQSIDRVAAQIMLQSYLDAHGNEKCSVIS, from the coding sequence ATGGGAAGTTATCTAGGCATAGACTTTGGGCGGAAACGTATTGGCGTGGCCGGCAGCGATGAAAACGGCCGGATTGCATTTCCGTTGTGTGTCATTCAGAACGCCGGGGGACAGCCTGTAATTAAGGAGATCAGCCGCATTGCCGCGGAGCGCAAGGCCGAGAAAATCATCGTCGGCTTGCCTTTGAATCTGGACGGCTCAAAAGGTTTGGCCGTCGGAGACGTGGAGCAGTTCGCAAGCCGCTTGAAGACGCGCGTTGCGCTGCCGGTTGAATTCTGGGATGAGCGCCTGAGCACCAAGATCGCGGAGCGCGCCATGATTGACGGGGGGTTATCGCGCCGCCGCCGGCGGCAATCCATTGACCGGGTCGCGGCGCAGATTATGCTGCAATCCTACCTTGACGCGCATGGAAATGAAAAATGCAGCGTTATAAGCTGA
- a CDS encoding D-lyxose/D-mannose family sugar isomerase, giving the protein MLSIKTIKKAQKRTVKMLAGAKIRLTDAEKERIEVCDFNLGRLENIGTEIVIYVNTVRCCAKELVLFPGQICPEHIHPQVGNYPGKEETFRCRWGEVFLYVPGRPTRCPKAKIPEDRKKYFTAWHEIILKPGEQYTLKEKTRHWFQAGSKGAIISEFSTRSLDKMDVFTDPDIKRVSNLG; this is encoded by the coding sequence ATGCTTTCCATCAAAACAATAAAAAAAGCCCAGAAAAGGACAGTCAAAATGCTTGCCGGCGCAAAGATAAGATTGACCGACGCTGAAAAGGAAAGGATTGAGGTCTGCGACTTCAATCTGGGGCGCCTTGAAAATATAGGGACCGAAATTGTTATTTACGTCAACACGGTGCGTTGTTGCGCAAAGGAACTGGTTTTGTTTCCCGGCCAGATATGTCCCGAACACATCCATCCGCAGGTTGGAAATTATCCCGGCAAAGAAGAAACGTTCCGCTGCCGATGGGGGGAGGTTTTCCTGTATGTGCCCGGCCGGCCAACGCGTTGTCCGAAGGCGAAAATTCCGGAGGACAGGAAAAAATATTTTACAGCATGGCATGAGATAATACTGAAGCCCGGCGAGCAATATACCTTGAAGGAAAAAACCCGGCACTGGTTTCAGGCGGGAAGTAAAGGCGCAATCATATCGGAGTTTTCCACGAGAAGCCTTGATAAAATGGATGTTTTCACCGACCCGGACATAAAACGCGTCTCCAATCTTGGCTGA
- a CDS encoding sugar phosphate nucleotidyltransferase, which yields MPKKNNFYAVILAGGSGERFWPMSTARRPKQFLNIPAGKPLICAAVERIEKLIPKKRIFIITRKDLAALARRVLPDFPAENVIAEPYGRDTAAAVALAAGLVKSRSPGAAFCVLTSDHLIKDEPVFLQTLNAAFRLALASDCLVTIGIKPSFPSTGFGYIEAGQELKLPGKTVFAEAKRFVEKPDLPTAGKYMKSGRFYWNSGMFVWALPVLEAALAEHCPRLLGLVNKIGAAPGPMALKAVLKKEYAALEKISVDYALMEKAANIVMAKSAFRWDDVGSWAALEAHCKKDSGNNVVVGNGETFDAAGNIAVAEDGLIALVGVRDLVVVRSGAATLVCAKSKAQDVKQLVARMKKSGKYKDLV from the coding sequence ATGCCGAAAAAAAACAATTTTTATGCGGTCATCCTGGCGGGAGGATCCGGCGAGCGTTTCTGGCCGATGAGCACCGCCCGCCGGCCGAAACAGTTTCTGAATATCCCTGCCGGGAAACCGCTGATTTGCGCCGCGGTGGAACGGATAGAGAAATTAATCCCCAAGAAACGGATATTTATCATTACGCGAAAAGATTTGGCCGCCCTGGCGCGCCGGGTTTTGCCGGATTTTCCTGCGGAAAACGTGATTGCGGAACCCTACGGCCGCGACACGGCCGCCGCCGTGGCGCTGGCCGCGGGCCTGGTGAAAAGCCGTAGTCCCGGGGCCGCCTTTTGCGTGCTGACTTCGGACCATCTGATTAAAGATGAGCCGGTTTTTCTGCAAACCCTGAATGCGGCCTTCCGGCTCGCCCTTGCTTCCGATTGCCTGGTTACCATCGGAATCAAGCCCTCTTTTCCCAGCACGGGGTTCGGCTATATTGAAGCCGGGCAAGAATTGAAACTGCCCGGCAAAACGGTTTTTGCGGAAGCGAAACGTTTTGTTGAAAAACCAGATTTGCCGACCGCCGGAAAATATATGAAAAGCGGAAGGTTTTACTGGAATTCCGGCATGTTTGTCTGGGCGCTTCCCGTCCTGGAGGCCGCCCTGGCGGAACACTGTCCCCGGCTCCTCGGATTGGTCAACAAGATCGGCGCCGCGCCCGGTCCGATGGCATTGAAGGCGGTTTTAAAAAAAGAATACGCGGCGCTGGAAAAGATTTCGGTGGACTACGCCTTGATGGAAAAGGCCGCCAACATTGTCATGGCCAAGAGCGCCTTCCGCTGGGATGACGTCGGTTCATGGGCGGCGCTTGAAGCGCATTGCAAAAAAGATTCCGGCAACAACGTCGTTGTCGGAAACGGAGAAACGTTTGACGCCGCCGGCAATATTGCCGTGGCGGAGGACGGCTTGATCGCGCTGGTCGGCGTGCGCGACCTGGTGGTGGTGCGTTCCGGCGCCGCCACCCTGGTTTGCGCCAAAAGCAAGGCCCAGGATGTCAAGCAACTCGTGGCGCGGATGAAAAAAAGCGGGAAGTATAAAGACCTGGTTTGA
- a CDS encoding acetylornithine transaminase, with protein sequence MTIKTEEIIASFEQNVIPCYARKAIALTHGKGTKVWDADGKVYLDFIAGIAVNNLGHCHPRVVEAIKKQAEQLLHVSNLYCHENQGLLAKTLAGLAGFQGGKCFFCNSGAEANEGLIKLARLWGHERKRHEIITMRNSFHGRTLATLTATGQSKVQKGFEPLPAGFVYADFNNLDSVKSAITDKTVAVLAEPIQGEGGVVPAEKDFLLGLRALCDANDMLLLFDEVQCGMGRTGEWFAFQNYGVLPDAFALAKALAAGLPMGAVVAAPKTADVLQAGTHGSTFGGGPCVCAAALAAIKAVREENLLQNAREMGEKLKNGLQALANKYEHLKEVRGTGLMLALVLDQPAKELEAKLMDIGLLALATAENVLRFLPPLNVKPNEVEEALEIIDDVCAEWHGPADEQPAESKTE encoded by the coding sequence ATGACAATTAAAACCGAAGAAATAATCGCATCGTTTGAACAGAACGTTATTCCCTGCTACGCGCGCAAAGCCATCGCTCTGACGCACGGCAAAGGCACGAAAGTCTGGGACGCCGACGGCAAGGTTTATCTTGATTTTATCGCGGGCATCGCGGTCAACAATCTCGGGCACTGCCATCCCCGCGTCGTGGAAGCGATCAAAAAACAGGCCGAGCAGTTACTTCATGTTTCCAACCTTTATTGCCATGAGAACCAGGGGCTGTTGGCCAAAACCCTGGCCGGACTGGCTGGATTTCAGGGGGGGAAATGTTTCTTCTGCAATTCCGGCGCGGAAGCGAACGAGGGTTTGATCAAACTGGCGCGCCTCTGGGGACATGAGCGCAAACGGCATGAAATCATCACCATGCGCAATTCCTTTCACGGCCGGACCCTCGCCACTTTGACCGCGACCGGCCAGAGCAAAGTCCAGAAGGGTTTTGAGCCTCTGCCGGCCGGTTTTGTCTACGCCGACTTTAACAACCTTGACTCGGTCAAATCGGCCATTACCGACAAGACCGTCGCCGTGCTGGCGGAGCCGATCCAGGGCGAAGGAGGCGTTGTTCCGGCCGAAAAGGATTTTCTTCTGGGTCTGCGCGCGCTTTGTGATGCAAACGACATGCTGCTCTTGTTTGACGAAGTGCAGTGCGGCATGGGGCGCACCGGCGAATGGTTTGCGTTTCAAAATTACGGCGTGTTGCCGGATGCGTTTGCCCTGGCCAAGGCCCTGGCCGCCGGCCTCCCCATGGGGGCGGTTGTCGCCGCGCCGAAAACGGCCGACGTTCTGCAGGCCGGGACGCATGGCTCCACGTTCGGCGGCGGTCCTTGCGTGTGTGCCGCCGCTCTGGCGGCGATCAAAGCCGTCCGGGAGGAAAACCTCCTGCAGAACGCCAGGGAAATGGGCGAGAAATTAAAGAACGGACTGCAGGCGCTGGCCAACAAATATGAGCATCTCAAGGAAGTGCGGGGAACGGGGCTGATGCTCGCCCTTGTGCTTGACCAGCCGGCGAAAGAGCTGGAAGCCAAGTTGATGGACATCGGCCTGCTGGCGCTGGCGACCGCCGAGAATGTGCTCCGGTTCCTGCCGCCGCTCAACGTCAAGCCCAATGAAGTTGAGGAGGCTTTGGAAATCATTGATGATGTTTGCGCCGAATGGCACGGCCCGGCCGATGAACAGCCGGCGGAGAGCAAAACCGAATAG
- a CDS encoding YebC/PmpR family DNA-binding transcriptional regulator, giving the protein MSGHSKWKTIQHKKGAADARRGKIFSKLSKELTIAARAGGGDPNMNAALRNLIAKAKESNMPSDNVERAIKKGTGELAGSQLDEVTYEGFVAGGVALVIKVLTDNKNRAASEIRHIFTKFGSNLAVQGAVVRNFKRKGQILVDNAAVEEDKLMNIVLEAGAEDMQQDDGVFDIVTDPAGFQAVVDALEKAGIKTISSEITLIPDSYVTITDKSAAANVLKFIETLEDNDDVQNVYSNVDIDEKILKELEQK; this is encoded by the coding sequence ATGAGCGGACACAGTAAATGGAAAACCATTCAGCATAAAAAGGGCGCCGCGGACGCCAGGCGCGGGAAAATATTCAGCAAACTCAGCAAGGAACTGACCATTGCCGCCCGTGCCGGCGGCGGCGACCCGAACATGAACGCCGCCCTGCGCAATTTGATCGCCAAGGCCAAGGAATCCAATATGCCCTCGGATAATGTTGAAAGGGCCATCAAGAAAGGGACTGGTGAACTGGCCGGCAGCCAGCTGGATGAGGTAACCTACGAGGGGTTTGTGGCCGGCGGCGTTGCGCTCGTGATTAAAGTGCTGACCGACAACAAAAACCGGGCGGCCTCCGAAATCCGCCATATTTTCACCAAGTTTGGAAGCAACCTGGCCGTGCAGGGCGCGGTGGTGCGCAATTTCAAGCGCAAGGGACAGATTCTGGTTGATAACGCCGCGGTGGAAGAGGATAAACTCATGAATATTGTCCTTGAAGCCGGGGCCGAGGATATGCAGCAGGATGACGGCGTCTTTGACATCGTAACCGATCCGGCCGGTTTTCAGGCCGTGGTTGACGCTTTGGAAAAGGCGGGCATTAAAACCATCAGTTCCGAAATCACGCTTATTCCGGACAGTTACGTTACTATTACCGACAAAAGCGCCGCGGCCAACGTGCTCAAGTTCATTGAGACGCTTGAGGATAACGACGATGTCCAGAATGTTTATTCCAACGTGGACATTGACGAGAAAATCCTGAAAGAGCTTGAGCAGAAGTAA
- the argJ gene encoding bifunctional glutamate N-acetyltransferase/amino-acid acetyltransferase ArgJ, protein MQKKTRHKWVPGGITSPQGFSASGVRAGIKPHSPPDKKDVALIFSAVPATAAGVFTRNRVKAAPVILCRRRLKSRKIQAVIINSGNANACTGPRGLADAEESAAATAGRLRISPALVFVCSTGTIGVPMPLDRMKKGINRAVEKLGRGGGRDAARAIMTTDTRAKEAAVRLRLGGKDVVIGAMAKGAGMIAPRMATLLVFITTDAAIAPAALQDALSCAVEESFNRILVDGDQSTNDTVLCLASGLAGNRLIAAKQPAWDGFKAALTALCRKLAYMLVEDGEGVTRVVRLDVKGAKNRMEAEKVARAIARSPLVKTSWFGADPNWGRIMGAIGYSGAAVDPERISIDYEGRPAVVNGRSSGLPSETLKKIIARKKFAIGINLRQGKASYSMLTCDCSLDYVRINADYMT, encoded by the coding sequence GACAAGAAAGACGTTGCCCTGATATTTTCTGCCGTCCCCGCAACGGCGGCCGGCGTTTTCACGCGCAACCGCGTGAAAGCCGCGCCGGTCATTCTGTGCCGGCGGCGGTTGAAAAGCCGGAAGATCCAGGCTGTGATTATCAATAGCGGCAACGCCAATGCCTGCACCGGACCGCGGGGACTGGCCGATGCGGAAGAATCCGCCGCCGCGACGGCCGGGCGGTTGCGCATCAGCCCCGCCCTGGTTTTTGTCTGTTCCACCGGCACCATTGGCGTGCCCATGCCGCTGGACCGGATGAAAAAGGGGATAAACCGCGCCGTGGAAAAACTGGGGCGCGGCGGCGGCCGCGACGCTGCCCGGGCGATCATGACCACCGATACGCGCGCCAAGGAGGCGGCGGTGCGCCTGCGCCTCGGCGGCAAGGATGTTGTTATCGGCGCCATGGCCAAGGGGGCCGGCATGATTGCCCCGCGCATGGCCACGCTGCTCGTGTTCATTACCACCGATGCCGCCATCGCGCCGGCGGCTTTGCAGGATGCGCTTTCCTGCGCGGTGGAGGAGAGTTTTAACCGTATTCTGGTTGACGGCGACCAGAGCACCAACGACACGGTTCTCTGTCTCGCCAGCGGCCTGGCCGGCAACCGGCTCATTGCGGCAAAACAGCCGGCGTGGGACGGGTTTAAAGCCGCCCTGACGGCCCTTTGCCGGAAGCTGGCTTATATGCTTGTTGAAGACGGCGAGGGGGTCACGCGCGTCGTCAGGCTTGATGTCAAGGGCGCAAAAAACAGGATGGAAGCCGAAAAAGTGGCGCGCGCCATCGCGCGTTCCCCGCTGGTGAAAACGTCCTGGTTCGGCGCCGATCCGAACTGGGGGCGCATCATGGGCGCGATCGGTTATTCCGGGGCGGCGGTTGATCCGGAAAGAATCAGCATTGACTATGAAGGGCGTCCGGCGGTGGTCAACGGCCGGTCGTCCGGCCTGCCGTCGGAGACGTTGAAAAAAATAATTGCCCGGAAAAAATTTGCGATTGGAATCAACCTGCGGCAGGGGAAAGCTTCCTATTCCATGCTGACCTGCGACTGCAGTCTTGATTATGTGCGGATCAACGCCGATTATATGACCTGA
- a CDS encoding histidine kinase dimerization/phosphoacceptor domain -containing protein, which produces MRIRSACKNDGNELMRMRNRLLALHQIGNDLSTVESFDDLCRQAVVFGCQILECKRVSLWFRRGNSMVAGGSFGMDESGKARDERARLITLNRAAPMGEVLADKRRLLIQQDCVLRNDKGEEVGRGMHAIAALWNGSRVIGCICIDNLLDRRIFSAEDLDILCMYAALIGHLAFGKKTADELKKSVKEKEILLREIQHRVKNNLQVISSLLNLQAAYIRDPHDAELFRQTQARIKSMAKAYDAFRPPEGAREINMHNYITGIIHDLFQFYQVDPSSIVMRWEGGHESFSLSQAIPCSLIVNELVMNALKHGFQQGQAGGGQPKGELLISVQRREGSIAITIANNGVPFPDKVDVNHPHSLGLQLVNALVSQLNGTLSMDNTRGTRFTVTFPEKIDGGA; this is translated from the coding sequence ATGCGCATCAGATCGGCCTGCAAAAACGACGGGAATGAATTAATGCGGATGCGAAACCGGCTGCTGGCACTGCATCAGATCGGCAACGATCTTTCAACCGTCGAATCCTTTGACGATTTGTGCCGGCAGGCCGTGGTCTTCGGGTGCCAGATACTGGAATGCAAACGGGTCAGCCTCTGGTTTCGGCGGGGCAATTCAATGGTGGCGGGCGGCTCATTCGGCATGGACGAAAGCGGAAAAGCGCGCGACGAGCGCGCGCGGCTGATAACCTTAAACCGCGCCGCGCCCATGGGAGAGGTCCTGGCCGACAAGCGCCGCCTGTTAATTCAACAGGATTGCGTCCTGCGCAACGACAAGGGCGAGGAAGTCGGGCGGGGCATGCACGCCATTGCCGCCCTGTGGAACGGCAGCCGGGTCATCGGATGCATCTGCATTGACAACCTCCTTGACCGGAGGATTTTCAGCGCGGAGGACCTTGACATCCTGTGTATGTATGCCGCCCTCATCGGACACCTGGCTTTCGGAAAGAAAACAGCGGACGAGCTCAAAAAATCGGTCAAGGAAAAGGAAATTCTCCTGCGGGAAATCCAGCACCGCGTTAAAAACAATCTGCAGGTGATCTCCAGCCTCCTGAACCTGCAGGCGGCCTACATCCGCGACCCGCACGACGCGGAACTGTTCCGGCAGACCCAGGCCAGGATCAAATCCATGGCAAAAGCATATGACGCGTTCCGGCCGCCTGAAGGTGCGCGCGAAATCAACATGCACAATTATATCACGGGAATCATCCATGACCTTTTTCAATTCTATCAAGTAGACCCTTCCTCAATCGTCATGCGGTGGGAAGGCGGCCATGAATCCTTTTCCCTTTCCCAGGCGATCCCGTGCAGCCTAATCGTGAACGAACTCGTGATGAACGCGCTCAAACACGGATTCCAGCAAGGCCAGGCCGGCGGGGGACAACCCAAAGGCGAGCTTTTAATTTCCGTCCAGCGGAGGGAGGGATCCATCGCAATTACCATTGCCAACAACGGGGTTCCCTTCCCGGACAAGGTGGACGTCAACCATCCGCACTCGCTCGGCCTGCAACTGGTAAACGCGCTGGTGTCGCAACTGAACGGAACGCTCTCCATGGACAATACTCGCGGCACACGCTTTACAGTAACTTTTCCGGAAAAAATCGACGGCGGCGCGTAA
- the radC gene encoding DNA repair protein RadC codes for MPKKRETAGIKNWPRDDRPREKLLKNGAEALSNSELLAILLRTGTTGASALDIARRIVEKFGTFRNMIQTDPRDWKGFKGVGPAKIAHIQAALEIGRRFREVEANADKRKIASAKDVVDIIMPQMRDLKTEVFKIVYLDSSNGVIEIADAACGTVNQAMPIVREIIHSALRKFAASIICAHNHPSGNPDPSAEDRAFTKELTQAGEMMQIKVLDHIIIGDNKYYSFADKGRME; via the coding sequence ATGCCAAAAAAACGTGAAACAGCCGGAATCAAGAACTGGCCGCGGGATGACCGGCCAAGAGAAAAACTGCTCAAGAATGGCGCGGAGGCCTTGAGCAATTCCGAGCTGCTTGCCATTCTTTTGCGCACGGGCACGACCGGCGCCAGCGCCCTGGATATTGCCCGCAGGATAGTTGAAAAATTCGGCACGTTCAGGAACATGATTCAGACCGACCCGCGCGATTGGAAGGGGTTCAAGGGTGTCGGTCCGGCCAAAATCGCCCATATCCAGGCCGCGCTTGAAATCGGGCGGAGGTTTCGCGAGGTTGAGGCGAACGCGGATAAACGGAAAATCGCCTCAGCCAAAGATGTGGTTGATATCATCATGCCGCAGATGCGCGATTTAAAGACCGAAGTTTTCAAGATCGTTTATCTGGACAGCAGCAATGGAGTTATTGAAATCGCGGACGCGGCTTGCGGCACGGTCAACCAGGCCATGCCGATCGTGCGGGAAATCATTCATTCCGCATTGCGGAAATTCGCGGCGTCAATCATCTGCGCGCATAATCACCCCTCCGGCAATCCCGATCCCAGCGCGGAAGACCGCGCGTTCACAAAAGAACTGACCCAAGCCGGGGAAATGATGCAGATTAAGGTTCTTGACCACATAATTATCGGCGACAACAAATATTACAGCTTTGCGGATAAAGGGCGGATGGAATAA
- the ruvA gene encoding Holliday junction branch migration protein RuvA, which yields MITFLEGTLVEKSPARVVVRVGGVGYEVFIPLSSFDRLPAENRDCRLLVYEYLREDLHSLFGFASEAERRAFILLMNVNGIGPKLAMSALSSLAVSDLNKAIAAGDIARLTTIAGIGKKTAERMVVELRDKLSTSDLPGGTGLPGENIKTADAILALVSLGYKQNEAARMVSTAAAGGVDDMPVEEIIRRALRR from the coding sequence ATGATCACTTTTCTTGAAGGAACGCTCGTGGAAAAATCACCCGCCCGGGTGGTCGTCAGGGTGGGCGGCGTGGGTTACGAGGTGTTTATTCCGCTCAGCAGTTTTGACCGTCTGCCGGCCGAAAACCGCGATTGCCGCCTCCTGGTTTATGAATATCTCCGCGAGGACCTGCATTCCCTTTTCGGCTTTGCGAGCGAGGCGGAGCGCAGGGCTTTCATATTGCTGATGAATGTCAATGGCATCGGGCCGAAGCTGGCGATGAGCGCCTTGAGCAGCCTGGCGGTGTCCGATTTAAACAAGGCGATTGCCGCCGGCGATATCGCGCGGCTGACGACCATTGCCGGCATCGGTAAAAAGACAGCCGAACGAATGGTGGTTGAATTGCGCGACAAGCTTTCCACGTCCGATTTGCCGGGCGGAACGGGTTTGCCCGGGGAAAATATCAAGACTGCCGACGCCATTCTCGCGCTCGTGTCTCTCGGTTACAAGCAGAACGAGGCCGCCAGAATGGTGTCCACGGCGGCGGCCGGCGGCGTTGATGACATGCCGGTAGAGGAAATTATACGCCGCGCCTTGCGGCGTTGA